Genomic segment of Corvus moneduloides isolate bCorMon1 chromosome 14, bCorMon1.pri, whole genome shotgun sequence:
TGTCTGTCACTCAGATTCACAGAGTGTAGGAAATGTTACTCCTTGCTGGAGGAGCTTGGTCTCAGTAGTTTGAGGGGCTTTCTCGTTGTATAGAATGAAACCTAACAGACAAGATGAACTGCAAAGATGGTACCTGAGGAGAAAGTAGCAAACATGGGCAGGGATAAATGTTGACAGAGGTCATTCACACTACATGCAAGTGAGGTCTGGAAAGCCATAGAATTGAAGGCAAGATTTCCTGAGGCTTGAATGAAACCAGGGTTTCGCTCTCGATTCCTAACCTGGACACTTGCTCCTTCCAAGTTTTTACATGTACTCTCCCCTGCCTTGCCTTTCAGCAGTTTTGGCTTGATAAACAGCCTTGACATTGTTAAACTGACTTCAAGTGTTTTGATCAAGACTTGGCTTAACAAGGTGTGGAATGTAGCCTGCTTTCTGTTGAAATGCTAGCTCTATAAGATGTATAATAATTGCCTTTATTCAGTAATTACCTCACATTTTTATAGGTAATTTCTCTCTTAAATTCTAAAGAATTTTACCTGTGAGTCATCATTGGCCAAAACTGAACAGATTTCCTCCACTGGCAAGAATGATGGTATAAGAATCAGGCAGGGAATGGCAGTGGAGAGGCAGGAATGTTCTTGTATTCCTACTCTTGAATATAATCACTGGTCTCCAGCTTTTGACTCGTGTCTcccacaaaaagaaacaataaacaTAGGTTCATTACTTTTTACTTTAATAAGTAGTTCCCAAAACACCATatatttaagaaacagaatCTCAATTTTAGTCttaactggttttatttttgctttttaaaaccaacaaacaagAACCTACTGTGGAAAATAGCCCTCGTGTGTCAGAGAACCCTAGCAAGTTtaaaggcagagaaaaggaacagattaaaaactattttcaatCTTGAGAAAAGGAACATTAGATTTCATAAAATGCTTCTTGTAAACGCGCCTTCCCCATCCCAGTCATCgtattttggtttttcctgGTGACTGCCTCGCTGCAGTTGAGGCGAGTACGAGGTGCCTAACGCAGTCCTAACTTGCCATCTCGTGGCACGTTTCTGCATTACCGCGGCTACATTTCTGACAATCAATTAAGTATTTTTACATTCAAGAAAGTGTAGATTAACGTGTGTAAGCCCTCATAAAGGCATCTAGCCTAGCCCCTCATTAGGTACTTAAAAACCTAAGGGAGGCAGGTATCCAGTGTCAGTTTATCAATCACGCCATCTTTAATTAGGCTCAAACGATGCATAAATGATGCACGGACGAGCCTGGcgggtccctcccaactcagcGGCCCTGCATGGCCGGTGCTGCCCCGGGGCTCGGCCGGTGGGGAACGGACACAGACTCACGGACTAACGGACACCCGGACTTACGGACAGAGAGTCACGGACTAACGGACACCCGGACTAACGGACACTCGGACTAACGGACACCCGGACTAACAGACACAGACTCACGGACTAACGGACACCCGGACTAACGGACACAGACTCACGGACTAACGGACACCCGGACTAACGGACACCCGGACTAACGGACACCCGGACTAACAGACACAGACTCACGGACTAACGGACACCCGGACTAACGGACACCCGGACTTACGGACAAAGAGTCACGGACTAACGGACACCCGGACTAACGGACAGAGAGTCACGGACTAACGGACACCCGGACTAACGGACACTCGGACTAACGGACACAGACTCACGGACTAACGGACACCCGGACTAACGGACACCCGGATTTACGGACAGAGAGTCACGGACTAACGGACACCCGGACTAACGGACACCCGGATTTACGGACAGAGAGTCACGGACTAACGGACACCCGGACTAACGGACAGAGAGTCACGGACTAACGGACACCCGGACTAACGGACACTCGGACTAACGGACACTCGGACTAACGGACACCCGGACTAACGGACACCCGGACTAACGGACACTCGGACTAACGGACACCCGGACTAACGGACACTCGGACTAACGGACACTCGGACTAACGGACACCCGGACTAACGGACACCCGGACTAACGGACACTCGGACTAACGGCCCGACGGACAAACGGCCCCGGCGCTCCGGCCAGCGGCGCCTCTACCGCCCCGCTCCCACTCTTGCCCgtcctcctcctgtccctctgccgGGGTCCCTCTCGCGGCCTCCCGCTCCCCCGCCGCTCCCTCCCGGCCCCGGGCGGTCCCGCCGCAGTCTCGCCTCCGCCCGGCCCTGGCCGTTCTGGCTCCGGCGCTGCTGGGCGGGCCGCAGTGGCTGACTCCGGAGCTGTCCCACTGGCCCTGGGCTCCGCCTGGCTCGCCGCGGCTCCAGGGGGGACACACGCGCTCCGGACACTCCCGCGCCTCCCCAGGCCCCCGGCCCGAGCTCCGCCGCTCGGCAGCCCGGCCGCCGGCACCCGGTAGCGAAGCCGGGCCCGCGGCGCTCGGGGGCCGTCCGTGGGGCCGGGCCGAACGCTGACAGACGCGTCTCGCCAGCACCGAAGGCGGAGGAGGCCCTGCAGGAGCAGTACGGGATGGGTTCCCTACTGGGGAGCGGAGGCTTCGGCAGCGTCTGCTCGGGGCCCGCCGATGAGGGGCGGGGCTGGAGGGAGTAGGAGGGCAGAGAAAGGACGGGACGGGCGACCAGCTGAGATCGATGCTTCTCTTGACTCGCAGGTGGCCACCAAATGCGTATCCCGAAATCGCATCTCCCTGCTAACAGCCTCCAGCACCCACCCTGTGCCGGGAGGGGCCTGGGTTGCTGGGAGCCAGCACGACAGAAACAAACACGCGTGAGGCTACCAGACAGAGCCCGGGAGCCTCAGAACCGCGCAAAGGACGCTTTGGTTAGCAGGGACGGAGGGGCCTCAGCTCCTCCCCTGCCCTTATTTGACTTGCCATATGAGTCAAGTTTTTGGCCGAAGTGGGAGGGGATAAACGCATGGGTTTTCTCCGCCACTGGCCGCGCTTTTCCCTTGCATGGAACAGCTGGGCGTTGCCTGGGCCCCTTCTGTCCTCTTCTAGCACCAGGGGCATTTTTCACCACCCAAAGTTTGTAAACAAGAGTCGGATGCACTCGAGAAGGCTGCAAGGgcctccttccagcctggctctgcagatgctgaggctgctctgggttctgccagggctctgccagggctcagctctgggcacGGCTGGGCCCACTCTCCCTTCACATGGCTCCAGCCAGCTGAATCACAGGGTGAGAAGGAACGAATACTTCAAGGGAGTTGAGGTTTAACAGAGTTTTTATTCAAAAAACGAGTGTAAAAAACTAGTTGTCCTAGCTAACATAACAAACTAGTTGTCCTAACTAGCATAAAAAACTAGCTGTCCTAACTACCATAACGAGCTATCTTAGCTAGCAGAACAAACTAGCTCTCCTAACTAGCATAACTAACCAGTTGTCCTAACTGGCATAACAAAAAGCTGTCCTCAAGTgcttcatctctgctgctccctcaaCTACTTTGCTGCAGTGATCAGAGGTGTCAGGCTGGAGAGAGGCTTGGCTGATGATAAAAATGGATGTTGcccaaagaataaaaaataaagaaatgaagcaTTACTTTCCAAACTCAAGCTCCTTACAGGCTCTGgtgcaataggacaaggggcagtGGTTTAAATTCAAGAGAGGGAAGTAGACTCAGATTAGACATCAGGAAGACTTTTTTTACAAGGAGAGTGGGGTAACACTGACAgaagttgcccagagaggtggtaggtGCCTCACCCCTGCAATCATTTAAGGTCAGGTCAGGCAGGGTTCTGAGCCATCTGATCTGCTTGAAGATGGCCCTGCCCATCGCAGGGCACCTGGTCCAGATGACCTTGAAAGGCCCttgccaacccaaaccagtctagGATTCTGCTTGCTCTCCATGTGAAAAGCACCAAGACTGCAGATTACAGGACAGGGGCCTGACAAGAAAACCcctcccttgtgctgctgtttcccCTGCATTTACCTGCAGCAGTGCTCCTCATGGGGCTCCAGGCTGCACTGAGGAAGTCCCGCAGCAGAGCCAACAGGCGCCCGGGCTCCTGCAGGGCGGGGTCCCGTTCTGCCAGACCAGACAGCGAGCCTGGGAAAAGCCAGCACAACACTGCACCAGTTCCCTTCATACCCACAGGTGCTCAGAGCCACCCCAGGTTCTAAACCCCAGGCTCCAGAGGCAGTGTCCACCCAGACAGAGATGCTGTCCAGAGATCACTTTTCTGTACCaacaataaaaacccaaaccctgatGCAGCCACAGCTACATCCAAACGAGTTTGCCCTGACAGCCAATTTCAGTGagtcctctgggaattccaaaaacatccagcagctcatcccagtgcAGAGCCACTCTGTGCACACAGGCCCACGCAAACACTTGGACATCTGCCTCTTACCATGGCCACAGTTTGCTTGAAGTAAGGAGGTTCTCCTTCTACCACCTCGATGGTCACTATCCCAAAAGACCAGATGTCCACCTTGGGGCCATAAGGAGAACCACTCACAACTTCTGGGGCCATCCAGTGAGCAGTGCCCACCACAGAGCTCTGTTGATCCTGCTCAGGGGTCAGCTGAGTGCAGAAGCCAAAATCAGCTGAGgacaaaaacaaacactgtCAAGAGTCAGCGGGAATTAAAAATCCAAGCAAAAGAACTCCCAGCTCTAAGAATGCACCACTGAATTGCACCAAGCTGCAAAAGGCCTCAGGCCTGTAGCCAAGGAAATATGCAACTGGACACTTAAAGATACCCTCAGGTTTCAGGCAGTGGCTTTTATGTATTCACTTGAAGCTTTAGATTCTAACTCCCTCCCCTCTGGAAGGGACATACACAAAGCAAAGCCACTCTTGACACCCTGCTTCTCTCCAGACTCCTCTGCATGTtgcagctgctctcagctggcagcaggatcCAGGCACTTCCACCAGCACCACTTTTGAGGAACTGGCCATCACTGGGAAGCAGCCCCACACCCACATCCCAGGAACACTGTGCCTGACCAAGGATATCTACCCAACCTGACAGTGCCATCCATTCCAGAAGGATGTTGGAGCTTTTCAGATCTCTCTGGATCACCTGCCTCGAATGAAGGAAATACAGGGCTTGCAGACACTGATAGAGAACAAGAAACATGAGGGTAAAAATTAATGACCTGAATATACAAGAAAGGACAGTTTAGAATTCTGCCACCAGCAACTTTGCTTTGACAGGCAAGAAGTGCAgtgcagcccagctccagaCAAAAGAGTTCAAGGAAAAGTTGAGaacagcaaataaaatcagaagagagagagagacagagtaCAACAACAGTCTAAGAGTACAAGAAGAGAGCAGAAGTGCAAGGATACTGACAGGTGGTTCATTTAAGAGgctctctcttctccagggcataaaaaacaacacagaaacaaagctcTGAGCATGAAGCCGTTCCAGTTCTCACCATCTCTTTCAAAGGACCATCATGTCCAAGCCATGAGAAGCACAAGCAGGAGCCCTTACTCACAGCTGACAGCTGCCATGTCTTCTTCAGCCACATGTGTCTGTCTAACAGCATCCTGGAAAGTTCCTCCGTCCATGTACTCCATCACCAACCAGAGATCTTCATAAACAAGGtagctgaaagaagaaaacagtggCATGGACATGAATGCGCACAGCTAAACTACCTTATGAAAAAGACTGCAGGGGAGTTTTGCTTCCAGGTCAGTTGTAAATGAACACAGAGTAAAATGGAGAGACATTCCTGTAGGCTACCATCCTTGGAATCTTGCACAGTCTAAATGAGAAGGAGACACCTGTGAAAAAGGAGATGCCTTACATGGCAAGCACGTGAAAATGCAGTTTAGGAGGAGCTGAGATCAGTCTGGAACCACACCACTTGCCACCAGCTGGTTCACCACCTTAACTCAGCAATTCCACCAGTAACTCCAGCAGCAAGGCAACACAACTCTGAGTTATGCACAGAAGGAGGTTGTGCACCACTTAGCACAAAAGTGGTCAACTGTCTGGAAAACCTTGCATAAAGAACCTTCAGAAACAGGCAAGGCAATTGAAAAATGGGCAAAATAGGTGTTTCTGGAAACAAGAACCTTGTCTTCCTGGCATCCACAGCAAGGGAAAAGAGCAGGGGAGAAGCCAAGGGAAATAATTTCTACCACACTTTATCAGCACTTCTCATAAGACACAGAAAATAGGGTCAACTTCaagaaaaaactaaaccaaagcaacaaaacaacagGGACGTAGTGAACTGACAGGCTGTTGTTTTAGGAAGCTGTGGCCAAGTCAGGCTTTTTCCTAAACAAGCTACAAACTACATCTGCCAGAAAAGATTAATTCAGGACCAGTGCACGGGACAATACCTGAAGCACTCACCTGTCCAAATAGCTGACAATGTTGGGATGCTTCTTGTCCTTGAGGACCAGGATCTCATTCACAGCTTGTTCCTGGTTCTGCTGttcatgatttattttctttatggcCACCTAAAAGGACATTGAAGACCATTAACTGGAGAAGGCTGTGGCATGAGACCACAACAAACATGCAGCGAGTCTTTTTGGAGTGagggagccaggctgtgcaaaGTGCCCTGGGATGGGACACCAGAGCACAGTCAGTGATGTTCCCCCCTCAGGGGCTGCTTACAGGACACATGGCCAAAGACATTTGGCCTTGGAAGCCCTGGAGAAATGGGTCTCTCATCCATCACCCACAAAACTCTAACAACATTCTCTGCACCTACAATCTTCTCAGTTTATCACCACTATTATTAATATTCACATAGCTTGCAAGCAGGAAGCAATTCTAGTCCTGTGAAAATAGAGCAAAATAGTTGAGAAAGGGTTTGGTTATTATTTCaaatgccactgctgctgtttgggatTGCATAACAGAGCAAACACACAGCATACATTACTAATATGATCACTGTCATGGGCTGTCACTGACACCAAACCTAAACACAACTGTAGAGTTTAGGAGAAAGctttgctgcctgtgctgaaAAATCCCATGCAGCAAGGCAGCCCCAAGAGAGCATTTTGCTTTCCACATACATCTTCTCATTTATCTCTCCCTTTCTATGAATCTGCTGCAGGAGGACTAAAACCCAAAACTGATCCCAAGCAGGATCTCTCCTTAATTAGGTCTTGCAGTATCCTTTGAAGTTACTGTCCTAACCTGGGACTATAAATTGGCCCTCAATAATGGCAGTCTCCACCAGCTGATGCATTAAACATTTTTAGAGAATAAGACCAAGCCAGCATGTCCTGCTCTGAAAGATACCACTGCCCTCCAGCAAAATACCTGGCCCCTGCTTGTGCAGAGGTCACTGACTTGAACTTACCCTTGGCCAACTGGCTCAACTTCAGTGTATTTCTTGGCAGGTTCCTCCACGCTCACGGTGTTCcctgaaagaaacaggaaaggcAGTCACTCCAAGATGGAGATCCTGCCTTGCAGCGGAGCCAAAATGCAGCTCCACTCTCTGGGGCTGAGAGCCCCTTTTACTCAGGTGGGCAAGAGCAATAAATGACATCTATGACATTCAGCTGCAGAGGAACACTGAGTACAGCTGATgctcagacacacacacacacaacagccTGCTCTGGCAGACAAGGCAGAGAGCAGACGTACCCAGCTGCATCAGGCACCACTCACCTCTCCCCTCTGTCTGtaaggctgtgctgctgtcagaaTGCTCAGCCCATGATGCCTCAACAGAGAGAGGTTCACTGTCCTCTTCCCAAAACGATGGAGCTTCACCACCCTCTTCCCAAACAGTGGGACATTCACGGTGCTCTTCCCACACGGAGAGATGttgtccctcctcttcccatgcTGCATGATGTTTGCCATCCTCTTCCAACGCCACTGGATGTTCCCCATCCTGGTCCCATGATGCTGGATGTTTGCCCTCCTCTTCCCATGCTCCGAGATCTTTGCTGTTGTTCTTCCCACGACGCAGGATGTTCCTACTCCTCATTCCACGCTGCGAAACATTCACCATCCTCGATCCACGCTGCTGGAGCTTTGCTGTCATCTTCCAGAATGGTGGGAAATTCACCCTCGTCTTCAAGAACTGTGGGAAGTTCACAATCGTCTCCAAGAACAGAGGGAAGTTCACTTTgttcctcctctccagccttcttgtcttcctcctctttggAGATAGACAGAGCCAGAGGAGGCCCTAATGCAGCTTTTATGCTTTGTGGACAGACAGTAGCATGAGGGACAGGAAGTCGTATTACACTGATTATCTTATTTATCCTCAGCTACACATCCAGCTGCACTAAAGAGAAATAGCATTCTGAGATGTTGAAACTAACAATGGGCTAGAGTAGACATTGCCACTTATGGTTGTGAATTAGATACTCCATCACGGCTAAAACCAACAAGCAATCTTTTGTCTGCAAAATCATTCCTGCAGCTGTTCAAAAGCTCttcaagagaaaaggagaaaacagccaGGGATCCCttagcttctgctgctgcaaagacaCTGACAGGAACTTTCTGTCAGCCCACCAGGCTGGCACTCAACTGCAACACGCCAAGCTCACAACTTGCTGTACAATTCTGGACACCAAAGGTTCCTCTCCACTCCCCGAACGAGGAGTTTCTCGGTAGCCACCTGTGACGTGCCCTGCAATGGGAGAGGGAAAATTAACCAGATGctgtcaggaaaataaaacGCCTGTGCTAGAAAATCCCACACAACAAGGCAACCCCAAGAGAGAGCGTTTTGCTTTCACAGTATGCCACCAGGAGTCCTTTCATCGAAAGCGCCACTGCACACATGGGGACAGAGACCACTCCACCCCGAAACACACCGAGCACCTCAGCCCGCGGTGAGCTCGGACACGCACAGCCATGTGCCCCCGCAACCACCGACAAACACAGAGCCCTGTGCCCTTCCACACTCGCACACACCCCTGTGCCCTcgcacacacaaatacacacaccCCTGTGCCCTTCCACGCtcacacacagccctgtgctttCGCACACGCTCACACACAGCCGCTCGCCCCCCACCTCCCCTGGCACCTCCGGGAGCCCCGCTCCGCTCGCACACACGAGGCTCAGCGTGCCCCGCTCTCAGCCCACACCTGCACGGCCGCTCGCCCCACACCCACGCGGCACAATCGGCCCCCAGGGCGCCCAGCAGGGCAGCCCCGACACTGCACCCCCACATCCTCCAGGCCCTGTCCTGCACGGAgaaccccccccaaacgcgGAGCCTCCCCGCTCTCCTCCACTGCCCTCACACAGCGGGGCCCCCGCTGCTCA
This window contains:
- the LOC116451103 gene encoding collagen alpha-1(I) chain-like, translating into MPLVLEEDRRGPGNAQLFHAREKRGQWRRKPMRLSPPTSAKNLTHMGDAISGYAFGGHLRVKRSIDLSWSPVPSFLCPPTPSSPAPHRRAPSRRCRSLRSPVGNPSRTAPAGPPPPSVLARRVCQRSARPHGRPPSAAGPASLPGAGGRAAERRSSGRGPGEARECPERVCPPWSRGEPGGAQGQWDSSGVSHCGPPSSAGARTARAGRRRDCGGTARGREGAAGEREAARGTPAEGQEEDGQEWERGGRGAAGRSAGAVCPSGR
- the LOC116450981 gene encoding serine/threonine-protein kinase PAK 3-like isoform X1, which translates into the protein MRSWSSRTRSIPTLSAIWTDLWLVMEYMDGGTFQDAVRQTHVAEEDMAAVSLSASPVFPSFEAGDPERSEKLQHPSGMDGTVRLADFGFCTQLTPEQDQQSSVVGTAHWMAPEVVSGSPYGPKVDIWSFGIVTIEVVEGEPPYFKQTVAMARCLVWQNGTPPCRSPGACWLCCGTSSVQPGAP
- the LOC116450981 gene encoding serine/threonine-protein kinase PAK 3-like isoform X2 codes for the protein MRSWSSRTRSIPTLSAIWTDLWLVMEYMDGGTFQDAVRQTHVAEEDMAAVSSDFGFCTQLTPEQDQQSSVVGTAHWMAPEVVSGSPYGPKVDIWSFGIVTIEVVEGEPPYFKQTVAMARCLVWQNGTPPCRSPGACWLCCGTSSVQPGAP